One window from the genome of Cryptomeria japonica chromosome 6, Sugi_1.0, whole genome shotgun sequence encodes:
- the LOC131033607 gene encoding RING-H2 finger protein ATL73-like, with protein sequence MDKALIQAMACISIFFGVILPAFLMTAFCLRRNTSFTRATHDIELEWAPEDPSNENVHSEGLERHVLEVLPVFEYKSQEGHQCAVCLSDYGDSEIVKLLPNCNHYFHKECIDIWFRSYTSCPVCRTRVQPNTLSCLLDMEKDHGRDGSLQEQHISSDICSDAVEDQVVVSKVDQGTSDARPLSQIATPLAND encoded by the coding sequence ATGGATAAGGCTTTAATACAAGCCATGGCATGCATTAGTAtcttttttggagtcattttacCAGCTTTTCTTATGACTGCATTCTGCCTGAGAAGAAATACATCCTTCACCAGAGCCACCCATGACATAGAGTTGGAGTGGGCACCAGAGGATCCCTCAAATGAAAATGTGCATTCTGAGGGCTTGGAAAGACATGTATTAGAGGTTTTACCAGTATTTGAGTATAAATCACAGGAGGGGCATCAGTGTGCAGTCTGTCTGTCTGATTATGGGGATTCTGAAATAGTGAAACTGTTGCCGAACTGTAATCACTACTTTCATAAAGAATGTATAGATATATGGTTTCGTTCATACACTTCTTGCCCTGTTTGTAGAACCAGAGTGCAGCCTAATACATTATCATGTTTGTTGGACATGGAAAAAGATCATGGAAGAGATGGTTCATTGCAGGAACAACACATTTCTTCAGACATTTGTTCTGATGCAGTGGAAGATCAGGTTGTAGTGAGTAAAGTGGATCAAGGAACATCAGATGCAAGGCCATTGTCACAAATTGCTACCCCTCTTGCAAACGATTAA